Within the Garra rufa chromosome 16, GarRuf1.0, whole genome shotgun sequence genome, the region GAGTCCAgctaaacacagacggagctgaaccctccttaagctcctaattccagtcagtgtttttgaaaaacaatcctgagtaaaatgttgagcacactcttgtgttctttgtaatctatacaaaatggagatatttagtttagttgttgtagtaaaacataacattttagctctgcgtaaacgtttaacGGAAGATAAACCTGCTCACATTATAAATAAGCAATTAGCCAagcggctagtttccacagtcattttcttaaaataaatgcaatattgttacctgaaagttaggtcttATGTCCCGTCGAActttaataaaacacattttctttgttctttgtcctgtggaaatgtGTAAAATGATgtattctctttatttttatgactcaACGATCTACATCCCTATAGGctacaatacgccacagtgggcttctaaaaattatcaagaatattaaatcaacttattaGGCTAACAGATTTTCTTATACAAaaataacgaatgcacttcaaaacaaagtttatttcaaacgacccgaccgaccgcgacccgaatatcattacaaatatttttggatgactcgtaaccgcaggcacccgctcattttggataaTTTAGTCCCTcttttcacccaactacgacGCACCTGACTCTAATCAATCTATtctgattcatcaacacagtttgACTGATGATCCAGAAAAAACccaaaacccaggatagagcgtctgagtgaatgtggtgtggactgtgtggatgaggctcattgtgtcagagacgctgtagaaggacagagttcctgctctgtgatccacaaacactcctattctacCAATGATGGACTTCACAGGGAGATCAGTCTCTATGTTATTGTGTATGAATGAGTAACTGGAGGAagagcagaacaaactccaggaATGATCATTATATCCAAACACACACTCATAAcgtcccttcctgctgatgctcttatatgacactgatataaacacatctccactccactccagctcccagtaacagcgtccacacacactctctctacacaacacctgacacacaccatcaaatctgtctggatgatcaggatacggctgTTGATTTGGGTAAGTGTAAGTAATCACTCTGTTGTTCTCAGACAGATAGAGGTGTTTATTGActgtgttcagatccagagtgagctgatgggaatctgatggagataaaacacatcagaatcaggaattatgaatctgTTTGATCTTTTCATGTAGCTGAACTCTTCATGTTCAGTGTATCATCAGTGTCTCAGTACAGATGAGCAGATATCCTGTGCAAATCATCATTTACATCATCAATTAGAAAACTCTTCTTTCACCTTCTACAGGAAGAACATGAACACACTCAGTcagtttttctgcttgttttcttactgacttacattgtaggaagTCCTTCCTGGTCCTGGGATCAATGTTGGTGAatgtgactgtggaaatcaacagacatgaacagtgtgatTCTCATGATCCTGCATCCATTCCTAACACATTTCTAATATGATGTTCTCCATGATATGAGATGATGATGGACTCGTTTCTGAGAGCAGATCAATCTCCAGGACTTTACCTCTGTCTGAGATCTTCTTGAGCTCCTCTTTGCAGAAATCCTCCAGTTTGTCTCTCAGCTGATGGACAGATTCTCTCAGATCATCAAAAGAGAAGAGAGAACTGAAGAGATCGTCATTTCTGTCTGtagattcaggaggtgctgagagagactgggaactctacagaaaacagaatattatgatattatatattataaagcaTCTATCtatattatttttcacataaaattattttctaaactagatttaaaaaataataaaaaaataatagtatcaTAAAATTgcagttattttaattataagtattatattttatagcctacacagaaaaacaaagaaaagcaGACAGAAGTAGGTGGATTCATAGCATGTTATATGTATTGTGGTGGCACTGAATCGTCTAGGAGTGGAAGCAGAGTTTGATATTAACTCATTCACAGCTAATTTGGCCACTAAATAGTTGACCCCTTGTGCTCtgcagctatttgggggatttccgcctgcatttggcctacctgaattcaaatggttccccggTAACGTttagttgtaagtcatttataagtggttagttaatgataaaacaaAGATTTGCAGaacattcataaatgattaataagtgatatgctaacaatttgtgtgttttgttaattcatttacaagtaattagttaatgatgaatgaatcatttacaaaacatgactgtgcattcataaatgattaatatGTGATATGTTCGTATTTTTatctgttttgtagattaagttatgaATCATTTACAAATGactagataatgatgaactaataatttacaaaacatgattatacgtttacaaatgattattaaataatatgctaacaatttacaaatctgtcgtaatttatcttaaaaaaatagcatatcatgaaataatcaaacagatccttagtaagtggttaatacattagttaatatattatttgtcacttaaaaataatttaaatatcaatcatttacatttttatccttcactgaagatggcatcatgaataaatcatttacaaatctttctgcatcctctaatctaaagtgtaaactattcatcagttgtaaatgtttgacTCATTATTCAAAGGTCTTTCCCCAGTGTGTTTACCCACCTGATGCCCACACAACCTGGAACCGGCAGctgtgtaaaacatttacaactgatgagtagtttacactttagattcggggatgcagaaagatttataaatgatttattcatgcatttacatCAAGAATAGTTTGtagtttgtactgcaatgtaagggctgactggtgaaggtaaagatgttttctttggcaaACAAGAGCTGtgccccaaatgacgcactatacactctgcacttattcaccaTGTATTTATACTTATGAACtattgttattttgtattttataacgcCTTAAACAAACTGTCACAGGAACCTAATTTTTTTATGCAATTTAGATGTAAAggcttcaaattgatatcaaatttaggataaaacctgtaatgtataatatgtattttatataaaaaataataaaaaaattgtacagtgttttttctttacagaaaatttaaacttctgtaatttgtttatactttatttaaaatagataactgcaataatctgctgattgttttctttaaaaaaatagacctac harbors:
- the LOC141288993 gene encoding tripartite motif-containing protein 16-like, coding for MNPALGPAKTNQGCKSPASQSDYICRFYSPPAALIRAVKDDTSPSPDAQKKKRHGESSQSLSAPPESTDRNDDLFSSLFSFDDLRESVHQLRDKLEDFCKEELKKISDRVTFTNIDPRTRKDFLQYSHQLTLDLNTVNKHLYLSENNRVITYTYPNQQPYPDHPDRFDGVCQVLCRESVCGRCYWELEWSGDVFISVSYKSISRKGRYECVFGYNDHSWSLFCSSSSYSFIHNNIETDLPVKSIIGRIGVFVDHRAGTLSFYSVSDTMSLIHTVHTTFTQTLYPGFWVFSGSSVKLC